Within the Microcebus murinus isolate Inina chromosome 16, M.murinus_Inina_mat1.0, whole genome shotgun sequence genome, the region CCGCTGtcccgtggaaaaactgtcttccatggaacaagtccctggtgccagaaaggttggggacggCTGCTCTAGAGGATCTAGGAGAGAATCTCACCTGTTACCCTCAGTTGGCTTCCAGCCATGCCTGGCTCATAGCCGCTAACTCCATCTTCACACGGCCTGATTCTCCGTCTCCGTCTCAAatctccatttcctttctcttgtaAGGATGCCAGGCATCGAGTTTGGGGCCAACTGACATTTGCAAGGATCCTGTCCACATAAGGTCACATGCACAGATGCGGGGTTGGGGTTAAGACGTGGCCATATCTtttcgggggaggggagggacaccCGGCAGCAGCTGAAGGGCTTCGTTCGTGCGTTCATGCTCTTGGACGACTCTGTTTCCCTCACGCTACCTCCTGCCTGTTCCGACGGATAACTAAGACCTCTGTTAGCTTGTGAGCTGGGATTCTTCCCCCGGACTCTCATGAGGGGCACAGTTCTTAGCTTTTTCTCTCTTGTCGCAGGTGCTCCAATGAACCCCCCAGGGCACGATGAGGAAGCCGGCGGGGAGGAAGCGGCGGCCAAGCGGCTGCGCCGGGAGGAGACGCACGTCTGCGAGAAGTGCTGTGCCGAGTTCTTCAGCGTCTCCGAGTTCTTGGAGCATAAGAAAAATTGCACTAAAAGTCCACCTGTCCTCATCATGAATGACAGCGAGGGGCCGGTGCCTTCAGAAGACTTCTCCGGAGCTGTGCTGAGTCACCAGCCACCCAGTCCGAGCAGTAAGGACGGTCCCAGGGAGCACGGTGGCAGCTCAGGGGACGTGAAGGAGAAGCCGGGTGTGGAGTCGGTGGTGTACTTAAAGACAGAGACGGCGCTGCCACCCACGCCCCAGGACATAAGCTATCTACCCAAAGGCAAAGTGGCCAACACTAATGTGACTCTGCAGGCACTCCGGGGCACCAAGGTGGCGGTGAATCAGCGGAGCGCGGACGCACTGCCCGCCCCCGTGCCCGGGGCCAACAGCATCCCGTGGGTCCTGGAGCAGATCCTGtgtctgcagcagcagcagctccagcaGATCCAGCTCACCGAGCAGATCCGCGTGCAGGTGAACATGTGGGCCGCCCACGCCCTCCActcgggcggggccggggccgacAGCCTGAAGACCGTGGGCAGCCACGTGTCCCAGCAGGTTTCTGCGGCCGTGGCTTTGCTCAGCCAGAAAGCTGGAAGCCAAGGTCTGTCTCTGGACGCCTTGAAACAAGCCAAGCTACCTCATGCCAACATCCCTTCCACTGCCAGCTCTCTGTCCCCGGGGCTGACGCCCTTTGCACTGAAGCCGGATGGGACCAGGGTGCTCCCGAATGTCATGTCTCGCCTCCCGGGTGCTTTGCTCCCTCAGACCCCGGGCTCGGTGTTCTTCCAGAGTCCTTTCTCCACGGTGGCACTAGACCCGtccaagaaagggaaagggaagccaCCGAACATCTCCGCGGTGGATGTCAAACCCAAAGACGAGGCCCTCCTCTACAAGCACAAGTGTAAGTACTGTAGCAAGGTTTTTGGGACTGATAGCTCCTTGCAGATCCACCTCCGCTCCCACACTGGAGAGAGACCCTTCGTGTGCACGGTCTGTGGTCATCGCTTCACCACCAAGGGCAACCTCAAGGTGCACTTTCACCGACACCCCCAGGTGAAGGCAAACCCCCAGCTGTTTGCCGAGTTCCAGGACAAAATGGCGGCAGGAAATGGCGTCCCCTATGCACTCGCTGTACCTGTCCCTGTAGACGAGTCCAGTCTCTCTCTAGACAGCAAACCTGTCCTTGTAACCCCCTCTGTAGGGCTACCTCAAAATCTCTCTTCAGGGACTAACCCAAAGGAACTCATGGGTGGCCCATTGCCCAACGACCTGCAGCCCGGGCCTTCTCCGGAAAGTGAGGGTGGACCCACACTCCCTGGGGTGGGGCCAAACCATAATTCCCCAAGGGTTGGTGGCTTCCAAGGGAGTGGGACCCCCGAGCCAGGGTCGGAGACCCTGAAATTGCAGCAGCTGGTGGAGAACATCGACAAGGCCACCACCGACCCCAACGAATGTCTCATTTGCCACCGAGTCCTAAGCTGCCAAAGCTCCCTCAAGATGCATTACCGCACCCACACCGGGGAGAGGCCGTTCCAGTGTAAGATCTGTGGCCGAGCCTTTTCCACCAAAGGCAACTTGAAGACGCACCTCGGGGTTCACCGGACCAACACGTCCGTCAAGACGCAGCATTCGTGCCCCATCTGTCAGAAGAAGTTCACCAACGCCGTGATGCTGCAGCAGCACATCCGCATGCACATGGGCGGCCAGATTCCCAACACTCCCCTGCCGGAGAATCCTTGTGACTTTACGGGTCCCGAACCCGGGATGGTCAGTGAGAATGGCAACAACGTGAGCGCCGTCTGCCAAGACGACATTGTTGAAAGCATCGATGTGGATGAGGTCAGCTCTCAGGAGGGCCCCAGTAGCTCCTTGAAGGTCCCCGGGCCTGTCACCAGCGTCCAGTCTGCATCGCCCACTCTGGGGTTCGCTATGATGGCACCGCTAGATGCCCCCGGGAGAGCGGGTCCTGCCCCTTTGGGCCTGCAGCGGCAGAGCAGCCGAGAAAACGGTTCTGTGGAGAGCGACGGCTTGACCAACGACTCGTCCTCACTGGTGGGAGACCAGGAGTATCAGAGCCGAAGTCCAGACGTCATGGAAACCACGTCCCTCCAGGCACTGTCCCCAGCCAATAGCCAAGCAGAAAGCGTCAAGTCGAAATCTCCCGAAGCcgggggcagagctgagagctCCGAGAACAGCCGCCCTGAGATGGAAGGTGATAGAGCTTTGGATTTAACTTATGTCCGTTTTGGGCTCAAGGTCATCAAAAAAGGAGCCTGGGTTGAAATTTACAGACGGAGAGTATGATCTGAAGCAGCCCCTTCTTGCAGGGCAGTTAGCTCTTCTGTACCTCTGGGTAGAGGGAAGTAACAACTACCTCTATCCTAGTAATGGACCTGCTTTTATACACACTGTTAATGCAATGGGTGTGGACTGCATGCTTGttctgttggtttttgtttttgtctttgagcCCCGTGGGGACACATGGGTAATCTTACGTAAATTCTGGTAGAAATACCTTTGTGGAAGTGGGCACTGCTCTTTGGCCGCTGAAACCAGCCATAGTTCCTCGATTCTGAGGTCCCACTCCCTAATGTAATGTTCTCAAATTAATCACTCTGGAGGGGAAGAAAGGCCAGCCCATTTTAAGTGCACATATCTGTTAAGACGTGCCTGTTGATGTCGTTAATGATAAAGTAGGGGAACCCCTGCATCATAGAATCAAAGAAAGATGGTGTCTGGGCATAGTTTAAAGGTGGCTTCTGTTTTGAAGCATGGATGAGTGTTGGAAGATaaaggtttgggtttttttttttttccttctgcataCCAGGTCGAAGCAGTCTCCCTTCAGCATTTATCCGAGCCCAGCCAACCTATGTCAAAGTCGAAGTTCCTGGCACGTTTGTGGGACCCTCAGCCTTGTCCCCAGGGATGACCCCTTTGCTAGCAGCGCAGCCACGCCGACAGGCCAAGCAACACGGCTGCACGCGGTGCGGGAAGAACTTCTCCTCGGCCAGCGCGCTGCAGATCCACGAGCGCACGCACACCGGGGAGAAGCCCTTCGTGTGCAACATATGTGGGCGGGCCTTCACCACCAAGGGCAACCTGAAGGTGGGTCCCTCCGGGCttccggcgggggcgggggctggtgCTGAGCGGCACCTCTCTGTTGGCGTGATCTGCAATGGATGAGTCCTTCCGTTAAGACcgtgtgggaggccgaggcgggcggattgctctaggtcaggagttcgaaaccagcctgagcaagagcgagatcccgtgtctactataaatagaaagaaattaattggccaactaatatatatatagaaaaaatgagccgggcatggtggcgcatgcctgtagtcccagctactcgggaggctgaggcaggaggatcgcttgagcccaggagtttgaggttgctgtgagctaggctgacgccacggcactcactctagcctgggcaacagagtgagactctgtctcaaaaaaaaaaaaaaaaaaaaaaaaagaccatgtgGGATACGTAGTCACATCTCATAATAGCTAGCTGggtcttgaaaatattttaaagagatatattttctcacaattccaACATTTCAAGTTGGAGTGCTTCTCACAGTGAATAGGATAAGAAAGCATTGTGACTGTAATGGGTAATGGCTTTTTCTAATCTTAGTGGCACGTAAAATAATGGTGCATTTTACAAGCGATGCTGTCTGGGAGCAGGATGAGGCTTACTTTAAGCCCCTGTCTTTTAGTCCAGCGTGGGTAGTTTTCTTTCCAGTGTTAGGAGACCATAATTTCTTAGAAGAGTAGGTAAGGAGATGTATGAAGTAAAGTCTGGAGACATACATAGCATTTGGTATTATGGTACTTGTCGTATGAGGTAATGTGGTATATGGTCATCTAGACTTGCTGACCACTCtccattggtttttgttttcctaatctaCCAAGTTGAAATAAGTAACCATGAGTTAAATGTGTGTATTGTACAACACCTctggagtttaaaaaataaagcctctAGGTTATCAGCTATTGCTTTTCAAAACTGAGCAGCTAGGTCCTCCAGAAGAAAGTGGTCTGTATTATTGTTAGAATAAATTGATTTCACCTAAGCTTTCACCTGGGAGGAATCTCCCATGCAAGGACAGAAAGCACCTTGCATGGAACACAGGGTGGAAAGAGGGAACgtgggttttctctttttttttttttttttctttttttgagacagagtctcgctttgttgcctaggctagagtgagtgccatggcatcgcctagctgacagcaacctcagactcctggactcaagtgatcctcttgccttagcctcccgagtagttaggACTAGGGACGTacaccacagtgcctggctaatttttttctatttttagtagagatggggtctcactcttgctcaggctggtctcgaactcctgagctcaagcagacatcctgcctcagcctcccagagcgctaggaggagccaccatgcccagcctgttgtAGCCTTTCTTATGGCAATGACTGACAGCTTCTAGAGATTAACAACTCACTTTTCTTCCAGCCCGATGGAATGATAGCTACTTACCTCTCAGGATGTCACTAAAGATGAAGTGAGAATGCCTGAGAAACCTGGTACCTCGGACAGAGTTTTTAAACTGTTAAAGAGGCCAGAAAGTATTTGAAAACTTGAAAGCCAGGCAGGGAGAAGAACTGAGGAAAGCAGCCAGGTTGGAGAAGCGACAGGCAGCGGTAGCAGTAGGGTCTCTGTGTTAGAAGACTTGCCTTGCCTTGCCTACCGCCCTGGGTTAATACCATCCAGTTCCTCCCATGACCTCCCTCCTGTGTCTTTCCCGGcgaggtttatttttctctgtagcaaTGATTACAGTCGTTGATGTACTAAAGTATGAACTTCATCAGGGCAGGGTCTGTTTTGCttacaaataatttaattgaaatttttatttaaacacttGTAGATTCACAGGTGATGAGAAGTAATAACAGAGACATCCTTGTACACTTTGCCTGGATTTCCCCATTGGTAGCATTTTTTGCAAAACTAGTGGAGTggcacaaccaggatattgacattgttACGATCTACTTATGTcactcagattttttttattctacttgtACTCgagtgtgtgtgttgtgttcTGTACAATTTTATTACCTGCGTAGATTTCTATATTCAAAAGTTTTAACTCTAGCATTTGGAATAATGCCCAGCACACAATAGGGGTTCACATAAGTGCACATACGATTGGTGACCCAGAGACAGTTGGAGAATATAAGCTTCTCTTGGGTTGCCCTGGGCAGGAATGTTGGACAGATGATACATGAGATCTAATTTCTAAACATGAAATACGGACAGTTTTAGGAAAACAGTCCACATTAAAGAGAAACCAGTCTTTGGATACCTATACAACTATTCCGTTTTTCACTTTTGGTACAGTATTCAACAAATTACACGCGCTTTTCAATGCTTTATTATAAAGTAGGCTTGGTGTTAGATGGCTTTGCCCAACTGAAAGTTAATGtgagtgttctgagcatgtttaaggtaggctggACAACTTAATGGGTTTCTTGGGGCAAAGTCCCATCATGAGTTTAGGAGCATCTGTATGTTGAAATGCTTCTTAGGGAGAACTAAACCCATATGCAGACTGATTTCAGTTTGCCAAAGAGcaatcaaatttgcattttttttttattgagacagagtctcactctgttgcccaggctagagtgctgtggcgtcagcctagctcacagcaacctcagactcctgggctcaggtgatccttctgcctcagcctgctgtaTAGGTGGCACAGGCATGCgcgaccatgcccagctaatttttgctatacatttttagctgaccaattaatttctttctatttttagtagagacggggtgtcgttcttgctcaggctggtttcgaactcctgacctcgagcgatccgcccgcctcggcctcccagagtgctaggattacaggcgtgagccaccacaccacgcccggcccaaatcTGTATTTTGATGGAAGCCTTTCTTTCTGTCCTGCTCCCGTAGGTCCACTACATGACGCACGGGGCCAACAATAACTCGGCGCGCCGTGGGCGGAAGCTGGCCATCGAGAACACCATGGCCCTGTTAGGTACGGACGGAAAGAGAGTCTCAGAAATGTTTCCCAAGGACATCCTGGCCCCTTCGGTGAACATGGACCCTGTCGTGTGGAACCAGTACACCAGCATGCTCAACGGGGGTCTGGCCATGAAGACCAACGAGATCTCTGTGATCCAGAGCGGTGGGATTCCCACCCTGCCGGTTTCCCTGGGGGCCAGCTCCGTCGCCAACAGCGCCCCTGCCTCCAAGATGGATGGTTCCCAATCAGGTGTCAGTGCGGACCTGGAAAAACCAGGCGCCACTGACAGCGTTCCCAAACACCAGTTCCCTCACTTCCTGGAAGAGAACAAGATCGCGGTCAGCTGAGCGGAAGGAGAACTGGCACGGAAGGAGAAATGCAGGCAGAGCGAAATCTCTCtagaatctgctttttttttttttttcccccattttcttacagaacccatctcttcctcctgttttctttttcttacacgATATGCAAATGATGTTTACTAAGGTTGTGACCACAACCTCGGGCAGTCTTACAATCACGATTGTTACTATGCTGCtttgcaaaaaatgaaaaagcaaaaaaaaaaaaaaaaaaattcataccaAAACAACagactagaatttttttttttttttaattttggaaagaaGCGGGTCTTGCAAAGTAGCTTTGTTACTTGTGATAAACTGT harbors:
- the SALL4 gene encoding sal-like protein 4 isoform X1, whose translation is MSRRKQAKPQHINSEEDQGEPQPLQPTPEFADAAPAAGEPGERGAPMNPPGHDEEAGGEEAAAKRLRREETHVCEKCCAEFFSVSEFLEHKKNCTKSPPVLIMNDSEGPVPSEDFSGAVLSHQPPSPSSKDGPREHGGSSGDVKEKPGVESVVYLKTETALPPTPQDISYLPKGKVANTNVTLQALRGTKVAVNQRSADALPAPVPGANSIPWVLEQILCLQQQQLQQIQLTEQIRVQVNMWAAHALHSGGAGADSLKTVGSHVSQQVSAAVALLSQKAGSQGLSLDALKQAKLPHANIPSTASSLSPGLTPFALKPDGTRVLPNVMSRLPGALLPQTPGSVFFQSPFSTVALDPSKKGKGKPPNISAVDVKPKDEALLYKHKCKYCSKVFGTDSSLQIHLRSHTGERPFVCTVCGHRFTTKGNLKVHFHRHPQVKANPQLFAEFQDKMAAGNGVPYALAVPVPVDESSLSLDSKPVLVTPSVGLPQNLSSGTNPKELMGGPLPNDLQPGPSPESEGGPTLPGVGPNHNSPRVGGFQGSGTPEPGSETLKLQQLVENIDKATTDPNECLICHRVLSCQSSLKMHYRTHTGERPFQCKICGRAFSTKGNLKTHLGVHRTNTSVKTQHSCPICQKKFTNAVMLQQHIRMHMGGQIPNTPLPENPCDFTGPEPGMVSENGNNVSAVCQDDIVESIDVDEVSSQEGPSSSLKVPGPVTSVQSASPTLGFAMMAPLDAPGRAGPAPLGLQRQSSRENGSVESDGLTNDSSSLVGDQEYQSRSPDVMETTSLQALSPANSQAESVKSKSPEAGGRAESSENSRPEMEGRSSLPSAFIRAQPTYVKVEVPGTFVGPSALSPGMTPLLAAQPRRQAKQHGCTRCGKNFSSASALQIHERTHTGEKPFVCNICGRAFTTKGNLKVHYMTHGANNNSARRGRKLAIENTMALLGTDGKRVSEMFPKDILAPSVNMDPVVWNQYTSMLNGGLAMKTNEISVIQSGGIPTLPVSLGASSVANSAPASKMDGSQSGVSADLEKPGATDSVPKHQFPHFLEENKIAVS
- the SALL4 gene encoding sal-like protein 4 isoform X2; the protein is MSRRKQAKPQHINSEEDQGEPQPLQPTPEFADAAPAAGEPGERGAPMNPPGHDEEAGGEEAAAKRLRREETHVCEKCCAEFFSVSEFLEHKKNCTKSPPVLIMNDSEGPVPSEDFSGAVLSHQPPSPSSKDGPREHGGSSGDVKEKPGVESVVYLKTETALPPTPQDISYLPKGKVANTNVTLQALRGTKVAVNQRSADALPAPVPGANSIPWVLEQILCLQQQQLQQIQLTEQIRVQVNMWAAHALHSGGAGADSLKTVGSHVSQQVSAAVALLSQKAGSQGLSLDALKQAKLPHANIPSTASSLSPGLTPFALKPDGTRVLPNVMSRLPGALLPQTPGSVFFQSPFSTVALDPSKKGKGKPPNISAVDVKPKDEALLYKHKCRSSLPSAFIRAQPTYVKVEVPGTFVGPSALSPGMTPLLAAQPRRQAKQHGCTRCGKNFSSASALQIHERTHTGEKPFVCNICGRAFTTKGNLKVHYMTHGANNNSARRGRKLAIENTMALLGTDGKRVSEMFPKDILAPSVNMDPVVWNQYTSMLNGGLAMKTNEISVIQSGGIPTLPVSLGASSVANSAPASKMDGSQSGVSADLEKPGATDSVPKHQFPHFLEENKIAVS